A segment of the Sphingopyxis sp. OAS728 genome:
ATCACGGAAATCGGCTTCGAGACATAGGCTTCGGCACCCGCCGCCTTGATCTGCTCCTCGTCGCCCTTCCCCGCATAGGCGGTGACCGCCATGATCGGTACCGCGCGCAAGGTCAGGTCGGCCTTCATCTGGCCGATCAGTTCGAGTCCGCTGACATGCGGCAACTGGATATCCATGATGATCAGGTCGGGCGACACCTCGTGCGCCTTCGCCAGCGCCTCGCGGCCGTCGCGCACGGGATGCGCACTATATCCGTGGGCGTTGAGCAGATCGCAGAACAGGCGCAGGTTAAGCTCATTATCTTCAACGACCAGGATGGTCTTGCCCATGTTGCTTGTCTTCCCCACCTTGCATCCGCGCACCGTTTAGGCGAATCGGCCGCACGACACAATTGCATCGCGATGAAGGGACTTACGACTTGAAGGACGGCGATGCCGCGCTGGCGCTTCAGGCGCTCGGCTGGATCTTGAGCGACGAACCGCGCGCCGAAAGGCTGCTCGGCCTGACCGGGCTCGCGCCCGACGAACTGCGCGCTTCGCTCGGCGAGCAGGCGACGCTTGCGGCGATCCTGTCGTTCCTCACGGGCCATGAAAACGACCTTGTCGCCTGCGCCGATGCGTTGCAGGTGCCGCCTGCCAGCATCGCCGCCGCGGCGCAGAGACTCGAAGGAACCACCGCATGAACCGACCGCTCGTCATAACCGATTGCGACGAGGTGCTGATGCACATGGTCGTGCCCTTCGCCGAATGGGTCGACGCCGAACATGGTGTGATTTTCCGCATCGAGGATGCGAGCTTCGCCAATGCGCTGAAGCGCAAGGAATGCGGCACGCCGCTCGAAGCGGCCGAGGTATGGCCGTTGCTCGACGGCTTTTTCCGCAAGGAAATGACGCGGCAATATCCGATCGCCGGCGCGCTCGCGGCGATGGCGGCGATTGGCGCCGAGGCCGATATCGTCGTGCTGACCAATGTCGGCCCCGAGCACCAGCAGGCACGGATCGAGCAACTCGCGCTCCACGATTTTCACGCGCCCGTCATTGGTAGCCGCGGCGGCAAGGGCGAGCCGGTGCGTCGCCTGATCGAAGAATATCAACCGTCGGTCGCGGTGTTCATCGACGATCTGGCCGGTCATCATCAATCGGTCGCGCATGAGGCGCCCGACGTGTGGCGGTTGCATCTCGTCGGCGAGCCCGCGATCGCGGACAAGATTGCGCCGTCGCCCTTTGCCCATGCGCGAATCGACGATTGGAAAGAGGCGCAGCGCTGGATATTGGCGCGCCTTGCCGAAAACATCCCCGCCCCGGCCCCCGAACCGGTCTAATCAAGGAAACGCCCCATGGATATCGCCGCCAAAATCGCCGAACTCGGCCTCGAACTTCCCAAGCCCGCCGCGCCGGTCGCTGCCTATGTGCCCGTCGTTGAACATGGCGGCCTGCTCTATGTGAGCGGCCAGCTGCCGTTCCGTGACGGACAGGTCGTGACCGGCCGCCTTGGCGAAGACGTCGATGTTGCGGGCGGACAGGATGCCGCACAGCGCGTTGCGCTGATGCTCGTCGCACAGATCGGACAGGCGCTCGGCGGCGACTGGTCGCGCATCGAGCGCGTCGTCAAGCTCGGCGTGTTCGTCAACAGCACCCCCGACTTCACCGATCAGGCGAAGGTCGCCAATGGCGCGTCGGAGCTGTTCGAAACACTGTTCGGCGAAGCGGGCCGTCACGCGCGCGCCGCGGTCGGCGTCGCGGTGCTGCCGCTTGGCGCGGCGGTCGAGGCCGACGCGATCGTCGCGGTGCGCCCGGCGTAAGCCATGGCCGAGGCCGACCCGCCGGCACGCACGATATCGCTCGGTAGCGGCGTCGCCGCGACCGACGCGGCGGCGTGGGACGCGCTTCACGATGGCGGCAATCCGTTCGTCGGCCACGCCTTCCTGTCGCTGCTCGAAGAATCGGGTAGCGTCGGGGCGGGCACCGGCTGGCAGGCTGCGCCGTTGCTGGTCGAGGATGCGGGCGGCGCGCTCGTCGCCGCCGCGCCCGCATACCTCAAGTCGCACAGCCAGGGCGAATATGTCTTCGACCATGCCTGGGCCGATGCGTGGGCGCGCGCGGGGGGCGACTATTATCCCAAGCTGCAGATCGCGGCGCCGTTCACGCCGGTACCGGGGCCGCGCTTGCTCTCGAATGATGGAGGTGACGCACAGCTGTTGCTCCGCGCCGCCGAAGCGGTGGTACGGCAGAATCAGCTGTCGTCGGCGCACGCAACCTTCGTTGCGCCCGATCAGATGCCCTTGTTCGAGGAAGCAGGCTGGCTCGTCCGCCGCGATATCCAGTTTCATTTCGCGAATGCAGGCTATCGCAGCTTCGACGATTTCCTCGCCACGCTGACTTCGGCGAAGCGCAAACAGCTTCGCAAGGAGCGCGCGCGCGCGGTCGAGGGGCTGCGGATCGACGAACTGACCGGCGATGCGATCCGTCCCGAGCATTGGGACGCGATGTGGCTTTTCTATCAGGACACCGGCGCGCGCAAATGGGGACATCCGTACCTCACGCGCGAGGCCTTCGACCTGATGGGCGATAGGATGGCGGAGCAGATCATCCTGCTGATCGCCTATGACGGCGAAGAACGACCGGTAGCGGGCGCGCTGCATTTCCTCGGCGCCGACACTTTATACGGCCGTTATTGGGGGTGCCAGATGGACATCCCCTATCTGCATTTCGAACTCTGCTATTACCGCGCGATCGACATTGCGATCGAGCGCGGGCTGGCCCGCGTCGAGGCCGGCGCGCAGGGCGGGCACAAGCTCGCGCGCGGCTATGGCCCCGTCGCGACCTGGTCGGCACATTTCATCGCCGATCCGGGATTTCGCCGCGCCGTTGCCGACTATCTCGAGCAGGAACGGCAGGCGGAGGCTGTAGAGATGGAATGGCTCGAAGGGCACACGCCCTTCAAGTGGAAGGGTTAGGCCGCGAAGCGGCGTGCGGCGGGACGGCGCGCCGTCTCGTCGAGCCAGGCGCGCGCCTGGCGCTGCGCTTCGGCAATTTCATCGCGCGACATTTCGTCGGACAGGTCAGCGCGGCATTGCTGGCCTTCGATATTGCCGCCGAGTGCTGCCAGGTTGAACCATTTATGCGCCTGGATCAGGTCGACATCGACCCCGCCGGTGCCGGTAGAAAAAGCGATACCGAGATCGAAATAGGCGTTGGCGTCGCCGCGTGCGGCGTCGAGCAGACGGCTCTCGATCAGATATTGGGCAGACTTCAGACTATTCGCCATGATAACCCCCTTTGCCTCCACCCCACATGGAGACCTCGGGGCCAAATTTGCGACTTATGGTCAACAAAGCGTTAACGATGATCCGAATTTTTGTGGATATCGTCAAAAGTCGGCGAAAATTGGCGGGTTTCGACGTTAACTAACCGACCGGCAAATTATCGATCAGCCGTGTTTTACCGATCCGCGCCGCCGCAAGCAGGCGTGCGGGCTTCCGGAAAGCGCTCAATCTTTCCAGACTGTCAGCGTCGGCGAGCGCGACATAATCGACGCTGTCGAACCCGCCCTTGACGATCGCCGCCTCGGCCTTGGCGAGTGCCTCGGCAACATCGGCGCCTCCCGCGATCGCTTTTGCCGCCGCCTTCAATGTCGCGGGAAAGACGGTCGCAGCGACGCGCTGATCCTTCGACAAATAGGCGTTGCGCGACGACAGCGCGAGACCGTCGGTGTCGCGCGCGATCGGCGCGCCCAAAATGTCGATACCGAAATCGAGGTCGCGCGCCATGCGGCGGATGATCGCGAGCTGCTGCCAGTCCTTCTCGCCAAAGATCGCGACGTCGGGCCGCACCTGGTTGAACAATTTGGCGACGACGGTCGCAACCCCGTCGAAATGGCCGGGGCGCGCCGCGCCGCAGTAATCGGCGCCAAGCTCGGCGACCTCGATATGCGTGCTGTGTCCGCCGGGGTACATCGTCGCGACGTCGGGCGCCCAGAGCAGCCCCGTGCCTTCCTGCGCGAGCATCGCGGCGTCGCGTGCCTCGTCGCGGGGATAGGCGGCGAAATCCTCATTGGGGCCGAACTGGGTCGGATTGACGAAGATCGACACGACGGCATGGTCGGCGACACGCCTTGCCATGCGGACGAGTGAGATATGGCCGTCGTGTAGCGCGCCCATCGTCGGCACGAGTGCGACGCTCTTGCCGCCCTGCTTTAGTGCCGTAACGGCACGGTGCAGCATTGCGATGTCACGGATGATTTGCACGCCCGGTCGCCCTTCGATATTGGCGCGACTATATCACTTCGCGCGCTGGCCGCCCATGCCGCGCAAACAGGAAAATCGCAACGCTCATGACGAAGCCCGCACCGCACCGCATCATCTTCGCCAATGAAAAGGGTGGGACGGGCAAATCGACCTGCGCCGTGCATTTCGCGGTCGCGCTGGCGAGCCAGGGCTGGCGCGTCGCGGGCATCGATCTCGATCCGCGCCAGCGCACCTTTCACCGCTATCTCGAGAACCGCGAACAGACCGCGAAGCGCCGCGAGGTCACGTTGCCGACGCCGCGCTTCGAGGTCTTCACCGGTTCGACGATCGAGGAACTCGACGAGCAGGTCGCGCGGCTGTCCGAAGATGCCGATTATATCATCGCCGACACGCCGGGGCGCGACGATGTCTTCGCGCGGCACCTCGCAACGAGCGCCGACACGCTGGTCACACCGATCAACGACAGCTTCATCGACTTTGACCTCATCGGCCAGGTCGATCCCGAAACCTTTCAGGTCACCCGCCCCAGCTTCTACTCCGAACTGATCTGGGACACGCGCAAGGCGCGCGCGAAGACCGACGGGCGGACGATCGACTGGATCATCCTGCGCAACCGCCTCCAGCATGTCGACGCCCACAATATGCGCCGCGTCGGCGAGGCGCTGACCCAGCTGTCACGCCGCGTCGGCTTCCGCGTCATCCCCGGGCTCGGCGAGCGCGTCATCTATCGCGAGCTTTTCCCGGCTGGCCTCACCCTGCTCGACAAGGCGCATCTCGGCGGCATGGGAATCGGCCACGTCGTCGCGCGGCAGGAACTCCGCGAGGCGATGGGTGGACTGAACCTGCCGGCGCGCGAAAGATTGCATCCGGACGGGGATCTGTTCGCCGCCGCCTGACCCTTCTCTCTCCCCAAGAGGTTCAAAAATGACGCATAATTTCCATCCAACGATGCTGCGTGAATATGATATCCGCGGCGTCGTCGGCGAGACGCTGTCGGACAAGGACGCCTATGCTATCGGCCGCAGCTTCGCGACATTGGTCCGCCGCGCGGGCGGCAAGCGCGTTGCCGTGGGCTATGACGGCCGCCTGTCGTCGCCCATGCTCGCCGAGGCGCTGATCACCGGGATCAACGCCGCGGGCGTCGATGCGCTCAACGTCGGGCTCGGGCCGACGCCGATGCTCTATTATGCCGCGTCAACCGAGGATGTGGACGGCGGCATACAGATAACCGGCAGCCACAATCCCCCCGACTATAACGGCTTCAAATTTGTAATGCAGGGGCGCCCTTTCTACGGCGCCGATATCCTCGGGATCGGCAAAATGGCCGCCGCGGGTGACTGGGAGTCCGTCGATGTGGGGGGCGAAGGCACGTCTGAGAGCATCGATATCGTCGACGCCTATGTCGATCGGCTGGTCGAAGGGTTCGCGGGCGGCGCCTTCCGTATCGGCTGGGATGCCGGCAACGGGGCCGCGGGCACCGTCATCGAGAAGCTGACTGCGCGCCTTCCGGGTGAGCATCACCTGCTGTTTACCGACATCGACGGCCATTTTCCGAACCACCATCCCGATCCGACCGAGGAGAAGAATCTCGCAGACCTGCGCAAGCTCGTCGCGGAGAAGAGCCTCGATTTCGGCGTCGCTTTCGATGGAGACGGCGACCGCATCGGCGCGATCGACGGCGAGGGCCGCGTGATCTGGGGCGACCAGTTGCTGCAAATCTATGCCGCCGCGGTGCTAAAGGACCTGCCCGGCGCGACTGTCATCGCCGACGTGAAGGCGAGCCAGGCGCTGTTCGACCGCGTCGCCGAACTCGGCGGCCAGCCGCTCATGTGGAAGACCGGCCACAGCCTGATCAAGGCGAAAATGAAGGAAACCGGCAGCCCGCTCGCGGGCGAGATGAGCGGGCATATCTTCTTCGCCGACCGCTATTATGGCTATGACGATGCGCCCTATGCGGCGATCCGCCTGATCGAGGCGGCGACGAAGCTCGGGCAGAGCGTCACGCAGCTTCGCGGCAACATGGCGCCGATGGTCAACACCCCCGAAATGCGTTTCCAGGTCGACGAGACCCGCAAATTCGCCATTGTGGACGAAGTCCTCGACCGCCTCGCGACGTCGGGCGCGAAAGTCGACCGCACCGACGGCGCGCGCGTGCTCACCGACGACGGCTGGTGGCTGCTCCGCGCCTCGAACACGCAGGACGTGCTCGTCGCGCGCGCCGAGGCAAAGGACGAGGCGGCGCTGGCGCGCCTGCTCGCCGCGATCGACGAACAGCTCGCGCTGTCGGGGATCGTCCGCGGGCCGCAGGCGGCACACTAGTCTCTTCTCTCCCCTCCCTTTCAGGGGAGGGGAGAGGCCCTGCAAAAATCTTGCCAGATTGACGTTCGCCGCGTCGCTGGGGTAACGCGCTCGTGGGGCTAGAACTGGAACCGACCGACCTATGACCGACGACGAATCCAACGCGGGCACGCTGACCGAGGGTGATCATGGCGTCACCGAGCACAGGGCGCATGTCCGCGAGGATGCCGCGACGGGCAATGGTCTGGCGGTCATCTCGATCGCCAAAAGCTATGACAAGCGCGTCGTGCTCTCGGATGTCTCGCTGTCGGTCGGCAAGGGCGAGGTCGTCGGCCTGCTCGGCCCGAACGGTGCCGGCAAGACGACCTGTTTCTATTCGATTATGGGGCTGGTGAAGCCTGACGCCGGGCGCATCATGCTCGATGGCGCCGACATCACCGCGCTGCCGATGTATCGCCGCGCGATCCTCGGTCTCGGTTACCTGCCGCAGGAAACCTCAATCTTTCGCGGGATGACGGTCGAACAGAATATCGGCGCGGTGCTCGAACTCAGCGAGCCCGACAAGGTGTCGCGTGAGCGGCGCATGGAAGAATTGCTCGACGAATTCGGTCTCACGCGCCTCCGTGATTCGGCGGCGATGGCGCTGTCGGGCGGCGAACGGCGCCGCGCCGAAATCGCGCGCGCGCTCGCGGCGAACCCGTCGATCATGCTGCTCGACGAACCTTTTGCGGGCATCGACCCCCTGTCGATCAGCGACATCCGTGATCT
Coding sequences within it:
- a CDS encoding division plane positioning ATPase MipZ, which produces MTKPAPHRIIFANEKGGTGKSTCAVHFAVALASQGWRVAGIDLDPRQRTFHRYLENREQTAKRREVTLPTPRFEVFTGSTIEELDEQVARLSEDADYIIADTPGRDDVFARHLATSADTLVTPINDSFIDFDLIGQVDPETFQVTRPSFYSELIWDTRKARAKTDGRTIDWIILRNRLQHVDAHNMRRVGEALTQLSRRVGFRVIPGLGERVIYRELFPAGLTLLDKAHLGGMGIGHVVARQELREAMGGLNLPARERLHPDGDLFAAA
- a CDS encoding response regulator, producing MGKTILVVEDNELNLRLFCDLLNAHGYSAHPVRDGREALAKAHEVSPDLIIMDIQLPHVSGLELIGQMKADLTLRAVPIMAVTAYAGKGDEEQIKAAGAEAYVSKPISVIKFIESVGAFA
- the lptB gene encoding LPS export ABC transporter ATP-binding protein → MTDDESNAGTLTEGDHGVTEHRAHVREDAATGNGLAVISIAKSYDKRVVLSDVSLSVGKGEVVGLLGPNGAGKTTCFYSIMGLVKPDAGRIMLDGADITALPMYRRAILGLGYLPQETSIFRGMTVEQNIGAVLELSEPDKVSRERRMEELLDEFGLTRLRDSAAMALSGGERRRAEIARALAANPSIMLLDEPFAGIDPLSISDIRDLVADLKTRGIGVLITDHNVRETLDLVDRACIIYDGKVLLAGSPEELVADPEVRRLYLGEGFSL
- the pgmG gene encoding phosphoglucomutase/phosphomannomutase PgmG, coding for MTHNFHPTMLREYDIRGVVGETLSDKDAYAIGRSFATLVRRAGGKRVAVGYDGRLSSPMLAEALITGINAAGVDALNVGLGPTPMLYYAASTEDVDGGIQITGSHNPPDYNGFKFVMQGRPFYGADILGIGKMAAAGDWESVDVGGEGTSESIDIVDAYVDRLVEGFAGGAFRIGWDAGNGAAGTVIEKLTARLPGEHHLLFTDIDGHFPNHHPDPTEEKNLADLRKLVAEKSLDFGVAFDGDGDRIGAIDGEGRVIWGDQLLQIYAAAVLKDLPGATVIADVKASQALFDRVAELGGQPLMWKTGHSLIKAKMKETGSPLAGEMSGHIFFADRYYGYDDAPYAAIRLIEAATKLGQSVTQLRGNMAPMVNTPEMRFQVDETRKFAIVDEVLDRLATSGAKVDRTDGARVLTDDGWWLLRASNTQDVLVARAEAKDEAALARLLAAIDEQLALSGIVRGPQAAH
- a CDS encoding HAD family hydrolase, whose amino-acid sequence is MNRPLVITDCDEVLMHMVVPFAEWVDAEHGVIFRIEDASFANALKRKECGTPLEAAEVWPLLDGFFRKEMTRQYPIAGALAAMAAIGAEADIVVLTNVGPEHQQARIEQLALHDFHAPVIGSRGGKGEPVRRLIEEYQPSVAVFIDDLAGHHQSVAHEAPDVWRLHLVGEPAIADKIAPSPFAHARIDDWKEAQRWILARLAENIPAPAPEPV
- the panC gene encoding pantoate--beta-alanine ligase; the encoded protein is MQIIRDIAMLHRAVTALKQGGKSVALVPTMGALHDGHISLVRMARRVADHAVVSIFVNPTQFGPNEDFAAYPRDEARDAAMLAQEGTGLLWAPDVATMYPGGHSTHIEVAELGADYCGAARPGHFDGVATVVAKLFNQVRPDVAIFGEKDWQQLAIIRRMARDLDFGIDILGAPIARDTDGLALSSRNAYLSKDQRVAATVFPATLKAAAKAIAGGADVAEALAKAEAAIVKGGFDSVDYVALADADSLERLSAFRKPARLLAAARIGKTRLIDNLPVG
- a CDS encoding GNAT family N-acetyltransferase yields the protein MAEADPPARTISLGSGVAATDAAAWDALHDGGNPFVGHAFLSLLEESGSVGAGTGWQAAPLLVEDAGGALVAAAPAYLKSHSQGEYVFDHAWADAWARAGGDYYPKLQIAAPFTPVPGPRLLSNDGGDAQLLLRAAEAVVRQNQLSSAHATFVAPDQMPLFEEAGWLVRRDIQFHFANAGYRSFDDFLATLTSAKRKQLRKERARAVEGLRIDELTGDAIRPEHWDAMWLFYQDTGARKWGHPYLTREAFDLMGDRMAEQIILLIAYDGEERPVAGALHFLGADTLYGRYWGCQMDIPYLHFELCYYRAIDIAIERGLARVEAGAQGGHKLARGYGPVATWSAHFIADPGFRRAVADYLEQERQAEAVEMEWLEGHTPFKWKG
- a CDS encoding RidA family protein translates to MDIAAKIAELGLELPKPAAPVAAYVPVVEHGGLLYVSGQLPFRDGQVVTGRLGEDVDVAGGQDAAQRVALMLVAQIGQALGGDWSRIERVVKLGVFVNSTPDFTDQAKVANGASELFETLFGEAGRHARAAVGVAVLPLGAAVEADAIVAVRPA
- a CDS encoding DUF3572 family protein, which gives rise to MKDGDAALALQALGWILSDEPRAERLLGLTGLAPDELRASLGEQATLAAILSFLTGHENDLVACADALQVPPASIAAAAQRLEGTTA
- a CDS encoding sel1 repeat family protein, yielding MANSLKSAQYLIESRLLDAARGDANAYFDLGIAFSTGTGGVDVDLIQAHKWFNLAALGGNIEGQQCRADLSDEMSRDEIAEAQRQARAWLDETARRPAARRFAA